From Vicingus serpentipes, the proteins below share one genomic window:
- a CDS encoding histidine kinase dimerization/phosphoacceptor domain -containing protein yields MSKEIEQLKLKVKELQKENELLRSGITSFLATGPTVNTPSQFKPIFDKAETTVRDYFTKLKASPSKGRIEINDERYVLLRASSLSFGFLNKIKDLYSDKGEKEAYLIGRNFLFDIAHVLGLEDAKSFHFKMDLNDPISKLSAGPIHFAYTGWAYVDILEESNPSPDENFFLKYHHPYSFEADSWLRAGVKSEYPVCVMNAGYSSGWCEESFGIPLTAVEITCRAKGDDNCTFIMAPPDRIHSYLPKGQDINTVNDNYDVPLFFERKKAEEKIKTSLKEKETLLKEVHHRVKNNLQIISSLLNLQTNYLNDSESIELFQETKNRIKTLALVHEKLYKSEDVEYVNIKNYIQSIVDLLSYSYNKEYIDVSINIDDELFDKFDIEKAIPCGLIVNEVVSNAYKHAFDKILKGKIDISLEIDGSICRMIVSDNGVGLPDDFDPNNLNSLGLELIDALVLQLDGDYSMESKSGTKINIEFLY; encoded by the coding sequence GTGTCAAAGGAAATAGAGCAGCTAAAATTAAAAGTTAAAGAACTTCAAAAAGAAAATGAACTTTTACGAAGTGGAATAACAAGTTTTTTAGCAACAGGACCTACTGTAAATACACCTTCACAATTCAAACCGATTTTTGATAAAGCAGAGACGACTGTAAGGGATTATTTTACAAAATTAAAAGCATCTCCATCTAAAGGAAGGATAGAAATAAATGATGAGCGTTATGTCTTACTTCGAGCTTCATCTCTCTCATTTGGATTTTTAAATAAAATAAAGGATTTATATTCAGATAAAGGAGAAAAAGAAGCCTATTTAATTGGTAGAAATTTTTTGTTTGATATAGCTCATGTTTTAGGCTTAGAAGATGCTAAAAGTTTTCATTTTAAAATGGATTTAAATGATCCTATTTCAAAATTATCTGCAGGGCCAATTCATTTCGCTTATACAGGCTGGGCATATGTAGATATTCTAGAAGAAAGTAATCCAAGTCCAGATGAAAATTTCTTCTTGAAGTATCACCACCCTTATTCTTTTGAAGCAGACTCATGGTTAAGAGCTGGAGTCAAATCTGAATATCCAGTATGTGTTATGAATGCTGGTTATTCTTCAGGTTGGTGTGAAGAAAGTTTTGGAATACCATTAACAGCAGTAGAAATTACTTGTAGAGCAAAAGGAGATGATAATTGTACTTTTATAATGGCTCCACCTGATAGAATACACAGTTACTTACCTAAAGGACAAGATATAAATACTGTAAATGATAATTATGATGTGCCATTATTTTTTGAACGAAAAAAGGCTGAAGAAAAAATAAAAACCTCTTTAAAAGAAAAAGAAACTTTACTAAAGGAAGTACATCATCGTGTTAAAAACAACCTTCAAATTATATCAAGTCTTTTAAATCTTCAAACTAATTATTTAAATGATTCCGAATCTATAGAACTTTTTCAAGAAACGAAAAATAGAATTAAAACGTTGGCTTTAGTACATGAAAAGCTATATAAATCTGAGGATGTAGAGTATGTAAATATTAAGAATTATATTCAATCAATTGTAGACTTATTAAGTTATTCATACAACAAAGAATATATTGATGTTTCAATTAATATTGATGATGAGTTGTTTGATAAATTTGATATTGAAAAAGCTATTCCTTGCGGATTAATAGTTAATGAAGTTGTTTCTAATGCTTATAAACATGCTTTTGATAAAATATTAAAAGGTAAAATTGATATTTCATTAGAAATTGATGGCTCTATATGTAGAATGATTGTGTCTGATAATGGGGTAGGTCTTCCTGATGATTTTGATCCAAATAATTTAAATTCTCTTGGTTTAGAGTTGATTGATGCGTTAGTACTTCAGTTAGATGGAGATTACAGCATGGAAAGTAAAAGTGGTACCAAAATAAATATTGAATTTTTGTACTAA
- a CDS encoding transglycosylase SLT domain-containing protein codes for MKKIPFIFILIVSATFCISFSEPFVEKTDVVEVVGLNDSINYNFVSSEQLYAERWNVLPQPNFWRTLMQMGDDSAVINIASTRQIIKRIAVKDWNDQTDAQKDLFRDSVRTHYNLASEAKVFMTSGKRDFYDFEKVIPSIGRGIAVFKENGVDPFYAQAILLIESPNKLQKSQVGAYGSFQIMKNVAINLGLIVNKTIDEREDFDKSAWGAAKLIKTICIPELNKILDARCIEYQPTDIWYRLLVLHVYHAGAGNVKHAINAIDPKKGDINLITTLWQTEAAGFRNASQNYSQLALASMLELDEIIYHNCNNIIPCN; via the coding sequence ATGAAAAAAATACCATTTATATTTATCTTAATTGTTTCAGCTACTTTTTGTATTTCGTTTTCTGAACCTTTTGTTGAAAAAACGGATGTTGTTGAAGTTGTTGGATTAAATGATTCAATTAATTATAATTTTGTTTCTTCAGAACAATTATATGCTGAGAGATGGAATGTTTTGCCACAACCAAATTTTTGGAGGACATTAATGCAAATGGGTGACGATTCTGCTGTTATTAATATTGCAAGCACACGCCAAATTATAAAGAGAATTGCAGTAAAAGATTGGAATGACCAAACTGATGCTCAAAAAGATTTATTTCGAGATAGCGTTAGAACTCATTATAATTTAGCTTCAGAAGCTAAAGTGTTTATGACATCAGGTAAAAGAGATTTCTATGATTTTGAAAAAGTAATACCAAGCATAGGAAGAGGTATAGCTGTTTTTAAAGAAAATGGAGTAGATCCTTTTTATGCTCAAGCAATATTATTAATTGAAAGTCCAAATAAATTACAAAAATCTCAAGTAGGTGCTTATGGTTCATTTCAAATCATGAAAAATGTTGCAATTAACTTAGGTCTAATAGTGAATAAAACGATTGATGAACGTGAAGATTTTGATAAAAGTGCTTGGGGTGCAGCAAAATTGATTAAAACAATCTGTATTCCTGAGTTAAATAAAATTTTAGATGCCCGATGTATTGAATACCAGCCAACAGATATTTGGTATCGTTTATTAGTTTTACATGTCTACCATGCAGGAGCAGGAAATGTAAAGCATGCTATAAACGCTATAGATCCTAAAAAAGGAGACATAAATTTAATAACAACTTTATGGCAGACAGAGGCTGCTGGTTTTAGAAATGCTTCTCAAAATTATTCTCAATTAGCATTAGCAAGTATGCTTGAATTAGATGAGATAATTTATCATAATTGTAACAATATTATTCCCTGTAATTAA